Below is a genomic region from Corallococcus caeni.
CCACGCTGTCGACGTCCTCCGTCAACCGGAGCGTGACGGTGGCGCCGCTGTCCAGCGCGTCGAAGTCGAGGGTGACGTCGCCGCTGGGCGGAATCCGCACGCTGCGGGCAGGAAAGAGGGTGTCGTGCACCGCTTCCACCGCCCAGGCCGTCACCGTGTAGAGCCCGGGGGGCACGGGGCTCAGGGTGAAGTCTCCCGGACCGACATCCTGGTACTGCGTCAGCCTGTCCGAGCGCGTGAAGGTGAGCCGGGCCTTGAGCGGCTGGCCCTTCGCGTCGCGGATGTGGCCCTTCACCCGGGCGCCCGCGTCGAGCGGGAGCGTGATGCGCTCCTCCTCCGCGCCCACCCTCGCCCGCGACGGCAGGTGGAACTGGGTGTTCACGAAGAGCGTGAACGCCGTGAGGGGCATGTGCTCCAGCAGCAGCGTGCCATCCTCGCGGGGCGCCACCCAGCTGGGGTGTTGGAAGGGCGGCCCGTCCGCGGCGCCTTCGGCGTGGACCTGACAGCTGACGGCCGCCGTGAACTCACGCCCGTCATCGTCGAGCCTGCTTCCGTTGTACGGCTTCCCCGTCGAGGCCTCGCGCAGGAGCACCCTCACGGTCCTGCCTCGCGTCAGCGTGACGGTGCCCAGGTCCAGGTCGTTCTCCCCGTCCGGCGTGACGGTGCGATCCTCGGGCGCGAAGCCCTTGGAGCGCACGAGGAGCCGCTGGGCGCCGGTGGCTTCGAACAGGCTCTGGTCGAAGCGCCCGTCCGGGTTCGTGTACCGGAGGCCATTCACGTCGAAGGACTCCAGCGCCACGCCGCCCTCCGCCACCACCCGGCCCCGCACGTGCGGGATGCGCCGAAGCACCAGCCGGACCTCCTCCGTGTCGCGGCCCACCACGACGGACGTGTCGTCGCCGCCGGCAAGGACCCCCTGCGAGGCGGAGGTGGCCACGACGTGCTCCGGCAGCCTCGCGGTGAGCACCTGGCGGGCCGCGCTCAGGGAGCGCAGGGTGAAGCGGCCTTCGGCGTCCGTGCGGACGCCCTCGGGGACGAGTCCTGGCCTGGACTGCTCGCCCCGGTAGCGGGGCCGGTCCGCTTCCAGGACCTCCGTGCGGAGGGCGACACCGGGCAGGGGCCGCCCCTGGAGGCTCACGACGACGCCTCGCAGGGTCCGGCCTTCCTCCAGCCGCAGCGTGACGGACGGCGCCTCTCCCGTCTGGACGTCCAGGGGTTGGGAGGCGTGCACGTCCACGGCCCGTCCAGGCACCCTCGCCTCCGCCACGTAGCTGCCCGGGGACACGCCCTGGAGGGTGGCCTGCCCGTGGGCGTCCGTGACCTCCACCCGGTCCGCTTCGCCGCGCGCGTCGCGCTTCCAGAGCGTCACCTGGGCGCCACGCACTGGCGCTCCCGCCGCGCTCAGGACGGTGAGGGACACCGGGATGCCCCGGCGCAGCACCATCCGCACGGGCTCCGACGGAAGCTCCACGGCGAGGCGCTGAAGCACGAAGGTCGCGTCGTCGACGTCCAGCCACGCGGGACCCTCCGCCGCCGCGTCCAGGACGAAGCGTCCGGCTTCGTCCGTCACGGCGTGGTCCGTGATGAACTCCACCTCGGAGGGCGACACCGGGCCCGGGTGGAGCTGGACCGTGCGGCCCGCCAGCGGCTGGCCCGCTTCGTCCACGAGGATGCCCTCCACGGAGGCGGCGCGCGGCAGGGTGAAGTCGAGCGACTCCTCGACCTTGCCGAGCTCCTGGTA
It encodes:
- a CDS encoding carboxypeptidase regulatory-like domain-containing protein — encoded protein: MRRGNRAAGVAVVAGMLLVAFFALRGDEGASGPASQSSTRASGFFARFSVGQASSNSAGGPRITGVVRDARGPVAGVRVSASRVEPEVTLSERSCPLSDSAPSVPGEPPLRLMQCPDEAFDELVEQVDQREGEAPTVAEATSAEDGTFFLDGLPGGSVTLQATRGQSVAMRPDVTTGQQGVVLVLDEGLFFEGIVLNEPPGSEPVVGARITVFSHEHTHFFPATSGADGRFRIGPVAPGDYGILVTVEDRGPLLRMRADPLEDGTFILDRPAKYAGTVLTEQGAPAPGVSVRLDTPSVTPESRTAITDARGRFSFRSVEGPPGQLFAETAAHDGFASVRTEPREDVVLTLGPGMVIHGTVSDDAGRPIPGARVQADLRDANAPSQRGQTVTDAQGRYRLGPLFRLPHFVAVRAEHHVDVEPEYQELGKVEESLDFTLPRAASVEGILVDEAGQPLAGRTVQLHPGPVSPSEVEFITDHAVTDEAGRFVLDAAAEGPAWLDVDDATFVLQRLAVELPSEPVRMVLRRGIPVSLTVLSAAGAPVRGAQVTLWKRDARGEADRVEVTDAHGQATLQGVSPGSYVAEARVPGRAVDVHASQPLDVQTGEAPSVTLRLEEGRTLRGVVVSLQGRPLPGVALRTEVLEADRPRYRGEQSRPGLVPEGVRTDAEGRFTLRSLSAARQVLTARLPEHVVATSASQGVLAGGDDTSVVVGRDTEEVRLVLRRIPHVRGRVVAEGGVALESFDVNGLRYTNPDGRFDQSLFEATGAQRLLVRSKGFAPEDRTVTPDGENDLDLGTVTLTRGRTVRVLLREASTGKPYNGSRLDDDGREFTAAVSCQVHAEGAADGPPFQHPSWVAPREDGTLLLEHMPLTAFTLFVNTQFHLPSRARVGAEEERITLPLDAGARVKGHIRDAKGQPLKARLTFTRSDRLTQYQDVGPGDFTLSPVPPGLYTVTAWAVEAVHDTLFPARSVRIPPSGDVTLDFDALDSGATVTLRLTEDVDSVVLLPGQPSAPASARDLDLLGLQRRPLEEWTGRSVTFRRVAAGHYTVLASTRDKDRLHREELDVPAEGTLSRDVRPVWLPLAR